Proteins from a single region of Haliaeetus albicilla chromosome Z, bHalAlb1.1, whole genome shotgun sequence:
- the LOC138683904 gene encoding collagen alpha-1(I) chain-like has product MRRLCRGTLPTPPRTGAEPPPAAAAAPRAGGAGPPGSQTPPGSQTPPGSQTPPGSQTPPGSQTPPGSQTPPGSQTPPGSQTPPGSQTPPGSQTPPGPGVAQPLPAAAVGSEPAGRTRVRPPAPR; this is encoded by the coding sequence ATGCGGAGGCTGTGCCGGGGAACGCTCCCCACGCCGCCGCGCACGGGGGCTgagccgccccccgccgccgcggcggccccgAGAGCGGGCGGTGCGGGGCCGCCGGGCTCCCAGACCCCGCCGGGCTCCCAGACCCCGCCGGGCTCCCAGACCCCGCCGGGCTCCCAGACCCCGCCGGGCTCCCAGACCCCGCCGGGCTCCCAGACCCCGCCGGGCTCCCAGACCCCGCCGGGCTCCCAGACCCCGCCGGGCTCCCAGACCCCGCCGGGCTCCCAgaccccgccggggccgggcgtCGCTCAGCCCCTGCCCGCGGCCGCCGTGGGGTCCGAGCCGGCCGGCCGCACGCGGGTccgcccccccgcgccccgctgA